One stretch of Leadbetterella byssophila DSM 17132 DNA includes these proteins:
- a CDS encoding IS3 family transposase produces MRKRFRIREKGARTLLQKWGATGAGRLFKKSLGEMSVYQKRMLITPSYRQLAVNKECPLLELPRSNYFYKSQGENLLNQFIMNKIDNKFTECPFYGVERMTDYINYRYGLGVNVKRIRRLYKLMALDTLMHKPGLNERCIHFPLFTQ; encoded by the coding sequence TTGAGAAAGAGGTTCCGGATCAGAGAAAAAGGAGCAAGAACTTTACTCCAAAAGTGGGGAGCTACAGGTGCAGGTAGACTATTTAAAAAAAGTCTTGGGGAAATGAGTGTATATCAAAAGCGGATGCTGATTACGCCTTCTTACCGGCAACTTGCTGTTAATAAGGAGTGTCCTTTACTGGAACTACCCCGAAGCAACTATTTTTATAAGTCTCAGGGGGAGAACCTTCTTAATCAGTTCATTATGAACAAAATTGATAATAAGTTTACGGAATGCCCTTTTTACGGGGTAGAACGTATGACCGATTATATCAATTATAGGTATGGACTAGGAGTAAATGTAAAACGTATTCGTCGGCTGTATAAATTGATGGCTCTGGATACATTGATGCACAAACCCGGATTAAACGAAAGATGCATTCATTTTCCCCTATTTACTCAATAA
- a CDS encoding transposase has translation MCNNLEVDIRRERRRFSADFKAKVALEAIKERSTVLQISSKFKISPAQVTKWKHEFLDRATTVFEKEVPDQRKRSKNFTPKVGSYRCR, from the coding sequence ATATGTAATAACTTAGAGGTTGATATAAGAAGAGAACGACGTAGATTTTCGGCTGATTTCAAAGCCAAGGTAGCCTTAGAGGCCATCAAAGAACGAAGTACAGTACTTCAGATTTCCAGTAAATTTAAAATCTCGCCGGCACAGGTGACAAAATGGAAGCACGAATTCTTAGATCGAGCCACAACGGTTTTTGAGAAAGAGGTTCCGGATCAGAGAAAAAGGAGCAAGAACTTTACTCCAAAAGTGGGGAGCTACAGGTGCAGGTAG